A window of the Clostridia bacterium genome harbors these coding sequences:
- a CDS encoding ABC transporter ATP-binding protein has translation MSSKNLLKISNVTKRYGKQTALKDVSFNIQSGRIVGLLGPNGSGKTTLIKIINGLLADYTGDVRICSNNPGVKTKSVVSYLPDKMALPEWLKVEQTLHVYADFFEDFDCERANHLLESLKLPKNKRISELSKGMKEKLLLVLTMCRRAKLYILDEPIAGVDPASREVILSTILNNLAENSSILLSTHIISDVETIFDDVIFLKDGKINLLGQAESLRTEHKKSIDQLFREVYRC, from the coding sequence ATGAGTAGTAAAAATTTACTCAAAATATCAAATGTCACAAAACGATATGGAAAACAAACAGCTCTAAAAGATGTATCCTTCAATATACAATCCGGGCGCATCGTAGGGCTTCTTGGACCCAACGGCAGCGGCAAGACTACACTGATAAAAATTATCAACGGCTTATTGGCTGATTATACGGGGGATGTCCGTATTTGCAGCAACAACCCCGGCGTTAAAACCAAAAGCGTGGTCAGTTATCTTCCTGATAAGATGGCCTTGCCTGAATGGCTCAAGGTGGAACAGACACTCCATGTTTATGCGGATTTTTTTGAGGACTTTGATTGTGAGCGGGCAAACCACTTGCTGGAATCCCTTAAACTGCCTAAAAATAAGAGGATATCCGAACTTTCCAAGGGCATGAAAGAAAAGCTTCTATTGGTACTCACCATGTGCCGCCGGGCTAAATTATATATTCTGGATGAACCGATTGCAGGCGTAGACCCTGCATCTCGTGAAGTGATACTGTCTACTATATTGAATAACTTGGCAGAAAATAGCTCTATTTTATTATCCACCCATATCATCTCTGATGTTGAGACAATATTTGACGATGTTATTTTCCTGAAAGACGGCAAGATAAATCTTTTGGGACAAGCCGAGTCTCTGCGTACAGAACATAAAAAGTCCATAGATCAATTGTTTAGGGAGGTATATAGATGTTAG
- the wecB gene encoding UDP-N-acetylglucosamine 2-epimerase (non-hydrolyzing), whose amino-acid sequence MRKIKIMPVFGTRPEAIKMAPVVKKLEDNSQFEVKTLVTGQHRYMLDQVLDLFGIVPSYDLDIMKEGQSLADITARVIGGLEGVLERERPGMVLVHGDTTTTFAASLCCFYHRIPVGHVEAGLRTDDKYSPYPEEMNRRLTGAIADLHFAPTKKAGDNLLKEGVNRKDIIITGNTVIDALLQVVEQDYRFEGQLLDDIDFGSKRVVLVTCHRRENLGQPMENIFNAIIDIIADNRDVEVVFPVHKNPKVRDIACPILKDIDRVHLIEPMDYQPFANLMNKCYMILTDSGGIQEEAPSLGKPVLVLRDTTERPEAVEAGTVRVVGTDRDAIFKQAHLLLNDKDEYDRMANSVNPYGDGKAADRIVEGILNSTRGQFFCALYSR is encoded by the coding sequence ATGAGAAAAATTAAGATAATGCCGGTATTCGGCACAAGGCCGGAGGCTATAAAGATGGCTCCGGTAGTGAAAAAATTGGAGGATAATTCTCAGTTTGAAGTGAAGACCTTGGTTACCGGGCAGCATCGATATATGTTGGATCAGGTATTGGATTTGTTCGGTATTGTCCCTTCATATGACCTGGATATAATGAAGGAGGGGCAGAGCTTGGCGGATATAACTGCCCGGGTTATCGGTGGGCTGGAGGGGGTATTGGAAAGGGAAAGGCCTGGTATGGTGCTGGTTCATGGTGATACTACCACCACATTTGCCGCCAGCCTTTGTTGTTTTTATCATAGGATACCTGTAGGCCATGTAGAGGCAGGCTTGAGGACTGATGATAAATATTCTCCTTACCCTGAAGAGATGAACAGAAGATTGACAGGGGCTATTGCTGATCTGCATTTTGCTCCTACAAAAAAGGCTGGGGATAACCTTTTAAAAGAAGGGGTAAATCGGAAAGATATTATCATAACGGGCAATACAGTGATAGATGCGCTGTTGCAGGTGGTAGAGCAGGATTACAGGTTTGAGGGCCAGCTTTTGGATGATATTGATTTTGGCAGTAAGAGAGTGGTGTTGGTCACTTGCCATAGAAGGGAAAACTTGGGGCAGCCTATGGAGAACATCTTCAACGCCATCATAGATATCATTGCCGATAATAGGGATGTAGAGGTGGTTTTTCCTGTTCATAAAAATCCTAAAGTGAGGGATATTGCCTGCCCTATATTAAAGGATATAGATAGGGTTCATCTGATAGAGCCCATGGATTATCAGCCTTTTGCCAATCTAATGAATAAATGCTATATGATATTGACCGATTCAGGAGGCATACAGGAAGAGGCCCCTTCCCTAGGCAAGCCTGTGCTGGTGCTCAGGGACACCACCGAAAGACCGGAAGCGGTTGAGGCAGGGACGGTAAGAGTGGTGGGAACAGATAGAGATGCTATATTTAAACAGGCCCATCTGCTTTTAAATGATAAAGATGAGTATGATAGG
- a CDS encoding GntR family transcriptional regulator yields MKLNFDPALPIYTQIVDGFKQEICSGNLAPGEKIAPVRELAIELGVNPNTLQRAMGELEREGLLYTERTSGRFVTNDIELIQKLKSELTSGLVEEFLCKMTALGCSIHQIKQLIDMKGEVKHE; encoded by the coding sequence TTGAAACTGAATTTTGATCCTGCTCTTCCAATATATACTCAGATTGTGGATGGTTTTAAGCAAGAGATTTGCAGCGGCAATCTTGCTCCTGGCGAAAAGATTGCACCGGTGAGAGAGCTGGCGATAGAGCTCGGGGTAAATCCTAACACCCTTCAACGTGCAATGGGCGAACTCGAACGGGAAGGGCTGCTGTATACTGAACGCACCTCAGGTCGCTTTGTTACCAACGACATAGAATTGATCCAAAAGCTTAAAAGTGAATTGACATCCGGTCTGGTAGAGGAATTTCTATGCAAAATGACAGCTCTGGGATGCTCCATCCACCAAATAAAGCAACTTATAGATATGAAAGGAGAGGTTAAACATGAGTAG
- a CDS encoding AAA family ATPase, with protein sequence MIYIVDTCSVVCDQILRLMDKREHIIIAIDGPCGSGKTTLADCLTSHFNCNVFHMDDFFLPFSMRTQERLAQPGGNVHYERFKEEVLHPLQKGQEFNYRPFRCDKGELDSPVYVEKRKLNIVEGVYSLHPSLQQAYDYRIFLTVSPQVQRQRIVQRSGQNKIKDFIDRWIPMENNYFSYFKIQSGCDLVIDTSKG encoded by the coding sequence GTGATCTATATAGTGGATACCTGTTCCGTTGTATGTGATCAGATATTAAGATTGATGGATAAGCGTGAACATATTATTATTGCCATCGATGGGCCTTGTGGGAGTGGAAAGACCACTTTGGCAGATTGCTTAACCAGTCATTTCAACTGCAATGTGTTTCACATGGATGATTTTTTTCTTCCTTTTTCCATGAGAACCCAAGAGAGGCTGGCACAGCCGGGGGGCAATGTGCATTATGAAAGATTTAAAGAGGAGGTTCTCCATCCCCTGCAAAAGGGTCAAGAATTTAACTATCGGCCTTTCCGATGTGACAAAGGAGAGTTGGACAGCCCGGTTTATGTGGAAAAAAGGAAATTAAACATTGTGGAGGGAGTGTATTCTCTCCATCCTAGTTTGCAGCAGGCATATGATTATAGGATATTTTTGACGGTGAGCCCACAGGTTCAAAGACAGCGAATTGTGCAGCGCAGTGGGCAAAACAAGATAAAGGATTTTATAGATAGGTGGATTCCGATGGAGAACAATTATTTTTCTTATTTTAAAATTCAATCCGGTTGTGATTTGGTTATAGATACAAGTAAAGGGTGA
- a CDS encoding polysaccharide deacetylase family protein: MKLSMKRLLKASSLFLVVFIIVFIIADKINVENTPAMSFPEPLEKDGCLGLTYHRVRQDDIATKVIEHLTASDELRNYSVYKSEFQQHIQFLQEQGATFVTPSDLREFRKTGSHPEKCVWISFDDVDESVYENAFPILKEHQIPFTLFLIAGHVGDPDFDNLSLATWEQIQEMVDSGLATIGSHTYDMHYLVEDEPVFFDPDQKTAFLQDLIKSKHTIEANLTGVQVVDFAYPYGDGEDELVPIIEQAGFLSAYILAPRIISKQNALFWQNRILVDDAVFQEIVKPWLTQ; the protein is encoded by the coding sequence ATGAAATTATCCATGAAGAGATTGTTAAAGGCGTCCAGTCTATTTCTAGTAGTTTTTATTATAGTATTTATAATCGCTGATAAAATCAATGTAGAAAATACGCCGGCTATGAGTTTTCCTGAACCCCTTGAAAAGGATGGTTGTCTCGGTCTTACTTATCATCGAGTGCGACAGGATGATATTGCCACAAAGGTAATAGAGCATTTGACTGCTTCTGATGAATTGAGGAATTACTCAGTCTATAAAAGCGAGTTTCAGCAGCATATTCAATTTTTGCAGGAGCAGGGTGCGACTTTTGTTACACCGTCTGACTTGAGGGAATTCAGAAAAACAGGTAGCCACCCTGAAAAATGTGTCTGGATTTCCTTTGATGATGTAGATGAGTCTGTATATGAGAATGCTTTTCCTATTTTAAAGGAGCATCAAATTCCTTTTACTTTGTTTTTGATAGCAGGACATGTAGGAGATCCCGATTTTGATAATCTTTCATTGGCAACCTGGGAGCAGATACAGGAAATGGTGGATAGCGGATTGGCTACAATTGGTTCCCATACATATGATATGCATTATTTAGTAGAGGATGAGCCGGTTTTTTTCGACCCGGATCAGAAAACTGCCTTTTTACAGGATTTGATCAAAAGCAAACATACTATTGAGGCTAATTTAACGGGGGTACAAGTAGTGGATTTTGCTTATCCCTATGGGGACGGGGAGGACGAATTGGTTCCGATCATTGAACAGGCAGGCTTTTTATCCGCTTATATTTTGGCACCACGGATTATTTCTAAACAAAATGCACTTTTTTGGCAGAATAGAATTTTGGTGGATGATGCTGTTTTTCAGGAAATAGTCAAGCCATGGTTAACCCAATAA